A region from the Rhinoderma darwinii isolate aRhiDar2 chromosome 2, aRhiDar2.hap1, whole genome shotgun sequence genome encodes:
- the LOC142740827 gene encoding uncharacterized protein LOC142740827, with amino-acid sequence MTLKNERRRILKERILERRRGIVEDPEPLFTVGQGNQKPLDMDGDTSEEASKRKDLERGRKIKRDAILTEKRKMENLKVSDSANSAYEQLQKTILNTRNNIREQVPARRRINKEKILKQRRNINSAELDSEEDLQETPKRITYPRSESSESPNLQRMETQKRIKNNRDWVLQSRRRLRYMSPVEDGNGAKQSRPSTINTASRQSNKHNCMVSPANPPAGESLKPCPNSWLISAKDSNIADVPAEGSNIWDMPAEGSNIWDMPEGESLSQSSGLITKSSIEPEDLHFLRELGKGGYGKVVLAQDRDTEELLAVKIMEKKRMKAQISVELEIMELAIGSRFLTYLRASLETPKFFLIVMDYMAGGDLHHFMAGKLPLNMDMTR; translated from the exons ATGACTTTAAAGAATGAAAGGAGAAGAATCCTAAAGGAAAGGATTCTTGAAAGGAGGAGAGGGATCGTGGAAGATCCAGAACCTTTGTTCACTGTTGGACAAGGTAATCAGAAACCACTGGATATGGATGGGGACACCTCAGAAGAGGCATCCAAAAGAAAAGATCTGGAGAGAGGAAGAAAGATCAAGAGAGATGCAATCCTCACCGAGAAGAGGAAGATGGAGAACCTCAAAGTGTCTGACTCTGCAAACTCTGCCTATGAACAACTGCAGAAGACCATTCTCAATACCAGAAATAACATCAGAGAACAGGTCCCTGCAAGACGGAGGATCAACAAGGAGAAGATCCTGAAACAACGCAGAAATATTAACAGTGCAGAGTTGGACTCAGAAGAGGATCTCCAAGAAACACCAAAACGCATCACTTACCCCAGATCTGAAAGCTCAGAGAGTCCAAACCTCCAAAGAATGGAAACCCAGAAGAGGATTAAGAACAACAGAGACTGGGTTCTCCAGAGCAGGAGAAGACTCAGATATATGAGCCCAGTGGAGGACGGAAATGGTGCAAAACAATCCAGGCCATCAACTATCAATACTGCATCCAGACAATCCAATAAACACAACTGCATGGTTTCTCCAGCCAATCCACCAG CAGGTGAAAGCCTTAAGCCATGCCCTAACAGCTGGCTCATATCTGCCAAAGACTCTAACATCGCGGACGTGCCAGCAGagggctcaaacatctgggacatgccagcagagggctcaaacatctgggaCATGCCAGAAGGAGAAAGCCTTTCTCAATCCTCTGGACTTATAACAAAGTCATCTATTGAACCTGAGGATCTCCATTTCCTAAGAGAGCTTGGAAAGGGAGGCTATGGAAAG GTTGTACTGGCACAAGATCGGGACACTGAAGAGCTACTGGCAGTCAAAATTATGGAGAAAAAGCGCATGAAGGCCCAAATCTCAGTAGAACTTGAGATCATGGAACTGGCCATTGGGAGCCGCTTCCTGACCTACCTGCGGGCATCTTTGGAGACACCAAAATTTTTCCTGATTGTCATGGATTATATGGCCGGAGGAGACCTGCACCATTTCATGGCAGGAAAACTGCCTCTAAATATGGACATGACAAGGTAA
- the LOC142740828 gene encoding protein kinase C delta type-like codes for MVCGLQFLHEHGIIHRDIKPGNVLLDNIGHIRIADFGLSAISAFGEDMQTGNAGTVGYIAPEMMNREPYNHLVDSFAFGVTLFIMVTGEQPFYGYGTRMQYNLSLQEEDPCFTAEMCTDTINIIKGLLCKSPCNRLAVISSIRSHRFFRAVNWEDVESGSAHPPFQMDIQQPSHCQRSQRRRQRSTLSSSSPSSSSTDY; via the exons ATGGTCTGCGGACTCCAGTTCCTGCATGAACACGGCATCATCCaccg TGACATAAAGCCTGGTAATGTCCTACTAGACAACATCGGACACATTCGAATTGCTGATTTTGGATTATCTGCCATCAGCGCATTTGGGGAGGACATGCAGACAGGCAATGCAGGAACAGTGGGATACATTGCCCCAGAG ATGATGAACCGGGAACCTTACAACCATCTGGTGGATTCTTTTGCCTTTGGCGTCACCTTATTTATAATGGTAACAGGTGAACAGCCATTCTACGGCTATGGGACAAGGATGCAGTACAATCTATCACTGCAAGAGGAGGACCCTTGTTTTACAGCAGAGATGTGCACCGACACCATTAACATCATAAAAGGG CTCCTTTGCAAGTCCCCGTGTAACCGTCTGGCAGTGATATCTTCCATCAGATCCCACCGGTTCTTTAGAGCAGTAAACTGGGAGGATGTGGAGTCCGGCAGCGCCCACCCACCTTTCCAAATGGACATT CAGCAACCTTCTCACTGTCAAAGATCACAAAGGAGAAGACAAAGATCAACTTTATCATCGtcttcaccatcatcatcatctacagATTACTAG